One Solea senegalensis isolate Sse05_10M linkage group LG13, IFAPA_SoseM_1, whole genome shotgun sequence DNA segment encodes these proteins:
- the mat2b gene encoding methionine adenosyltransferase 2 subunit beta isoform X1, whose amino-acid sequence MSCAGADLRIVFSPGRVQLVQEEVLVPGLRVLVTGATGLLGRAVYKEFQNNGWLVIGIGYRRARPRLLRCDLTDEDALRGILHEYKPDVIVHCAAERRPDVVERHTEAAINLNVHTTSTLAKEAAACGAFLLYISSDYVFDGRNPPYGEDDSPHPLNVYGRSKLEGERETLRHCPGAVVLRVPVLYGEVESVTESAVTSLWLKVQDVSESWTLDHCQQRFPTDTRDVAAVCRTLCERVRQDPSICGIFHFSANEQMTKYEMAVAIAEAFNLPSNHLIPLTEQPAAAAALRPINSRLNCSRLELLNLSIATRPFASAIVDCLWPFTDDKRWRQTVFH is encoded by the exons ATGAGCTGCGCAGGCGCAGACCTGAGGATCGTGTTCAGTCCTGGGCGAGTGCAACTGGTCCAG GAGGAGGTGCTGGTTCCTGGCCTCAGGGTCCTGGTTACCGGGGCGACAGGTCTCTTAGGTCGTGCAGTCTACAAAGAGTTCCAGAACAACGGCTGGTTGGTGATTGGGATTGGATACAGGAGAGCTAGGCCCCGCCTCCTCCGCTGTGACCTCACTGACGAGGACGCTCTCAGAGGAATACTGCACGAGTACAAG CCTGACGTCATCGTCCACTGTGCAGCAGAGCGACGCCCGGATGTCGTGGAGCGACACACTGAAGCCGCCATTAACCTCAACGTGCACACCACGAGCACGCTCGCCAAGGAGGCGG cGGCGTGCGGAGCGTTCCTCCTCTACATCAGCTCTGATTACGTGTTCGACGGCAGAAATCCTCCGTACGGAGAAGACGATAGTCCACATCCTCTTAACGTCTACGGGCGCAGTAAactggagggagagagagagacactgagacactgtcCAG GCGCGGTGGTGCTGCGGGTGCCCGTCTTGTACGGGGAGGTGGAGTCAGTGACCGAGAGCGCGGTCACGTCTCTGTGGCTCAAAGTCCAGGACGTGAGTGAGAGCTGGACTCTGGACCACTGTCAACAGAGATTCCCCACTGACACGCGAGACGTCGCCGCTGTCTGCAGGacactgtgtgagagagtgagacag GACCCGTCTATCTGCGGGATCTTTCACTTCTCGGCCAATGAGCAGATGACCAAATATGAGATGGCCGTGGCCATTGCTGAAGCCTTCAACCTGCCGTCCAATCACCTCATTCCT ctGACTGAacagcctgcagcagcagcagctcttcgTCCAATCAACAGTCGTCTGAACTGTTCTCGTCTGGAGCTGCTGAACCTGAGCATCGCCACCCGACCTTTCGCCTCCGCCATCGTCGACTGTCTGTGGCCCTTTACAGACGACAAGCGCTGGAGACAGACGGTTTTCCACTGA
- the mat2b gene encoding methionine adenosyltransferase 2 subunit beta isoform X2, which produces MPGFDVTVSEEEVLVPGLRVLVTGATGLLGRAVYKEFQNNGWLVIGIGYRRARPRLLRCDLTDEDALRGILHEYKPDVIVHCAAERRPDVVERHTEAAINLNVHTTSTLAKEAAACGAFLLYISSDYVFDGRNPPYGEDDSPHPLNVYGRSKLEGERETLRHCPGAVVLRVPVLYGEVESVTESAVTSLWLKVQDVSESWTLDHCQQRFPTDTRDVAAVCRTLCERVRQDPSICGIFHFSANEQMTKYEMAVAIAEAFNLPSNHLIPLTEQPAAAAALRPINSRLNCSRLELLNLSIATRPFASAIVDCLWPFTDDKRWRQTVFH; this is translated from the exons ATGCCTGGATTTGACGTCACAGTCTCGGAG GAGGAGGTGCTGGTTCCTGGCCTCAGGGTCCTGGTTACCGGGGCGACAGGTCTCTTAGGTCGTGCAGTCTACAAAGAGTTCCAGAACAACGGCTGGTTGGTGATTGGGATTGGATACAGGAGAGCTAGGCCCCGCCTCCTCCGCTGTGACCTCACTGACGAGGACGCTCTCAGAGGAATACTGCACGAGTACAAG CCTGACGTCATCGTCCACTGTGCAGCAGAGCGACGCCCGGATGTCGTGGAGCGACACACTGAAGCCGCCATTAACCTCAACGTGCACACCACGAGCACGCTCGCCAAGGAGGCGG cGGCGTGCGGAGCGTTCCTCCTCTACATCAGCTCTGATTACGTGTTCGACGGCAGAAATCCTCCGTACGGAGAAGACGATAGTCCACATCCTCTTAACGTCTACGGGCGCAGTAAactggagggagagagagagacactgagacactgtcCAG GCGCGGTGGTGCTGCGGGTGCCCGTCTTGTACGGGGAGGTGGAGTCAGTGACCGAGAGCGCGGTCACGTCTCTGTGGCTCAAAGTCCAGGACGTGAGTGAGAGCTGGACTCTGGACCACTGTCAACAGAGATTCCCCACTGACACGCGAGACGTCGCCGCTGTCTGCAGGacactgtgtgagagagtgagacag GACCCGTCTATCTGCGGGATCTTTCACTTCTCGGCCAATGAGCAGATGACCAAATATGAGATGGCCGTGGCCATTGCTGAAGCCTTCAACCTGCCGTCCAATCACCTCATTCCT ctGACTGAacagcctgcagcagcagcagctcttcgTCCAATCAACAGTCGTCTGAACTGTTCTCGTCTGGAGCTGCTGAACCTGAGCATCGCCACCCGACCTTTCGCCTCCGCCATCGTCGACTGTCTGTGGCCCTTTACAGACGACAAGCGCTGGAGACAGACGGTTTTCCACTGA